In Candidatus Edwardsbacteria bacterium, one genomic interval encodes:
- a CDS encoding NAD+ synthase has product MKITICQLNPLVGDIEGNAKKITGILAQTRAQRPDLIVFPELFLTGYPPRDLLEKSWFIQRCSAAINDLAEFSREYPETGLIIGAPAPTGRDSGKGLYNSAIFIHNGRQSIAQHKTLLPSYDVFDEARYFDPADSAGLIEFKGEKLGLSICEDAWNHPDLWPKRQPYDYDPVADLAKMGASLLINISASPFESGKERARFELIGRHAKKHGLPFIYINQVGGNDELVFDGRSFGVDKNGQMAWSLPAFQEEVVTIDSSLPGKFAEPPVQDEIGSIYSALKLGVRDYFRKCGFNQAVVGLSGGIDSAVVAAIAAQALGPDNVLGITMPSPFSSQGSVDDSRKLADKLGIALKEISIIEVYEKYLETLEPHFEGRAPDIAEENIQARIRGNILMAFSNKFGRLVLTTGNKSELAVGYCTLYGDMSGGLAVISDVPKTTVYRLAEHINREREIIPRAVITKPPSAELRAGQKDQDTLPPYEILDRILEGYLEDDLSVDQLVGQGLDRDTVEWVARTVRQNEYKRQQAAPGIKVTGKAFGGGRRMPIAARY; this is encoded by the coding sequence TTGAAGATAACCATCTGTCAGCTTAACCCACTGGTGGGCGATATTGAGGGAAATGCCAAGAAGATCACCGGCATCCTGGCCCAGACCAGGGCCCAGAGGCCCGACCTGATAGTTTTTCCCGAACTGTTCCTGACCGGCTACCCGCCCCGGGACCTGCTGGAGAAGTCCTGGTTCATACAGCGCTGCAGCGCCGCCATCAATGATCTGGCAGAGTTCTCCCGGGAATATCCGGAGACCGGACTGATAATCGGGGCACCCGCTCCGACCGGCAGGGACAGCGGCAAGGGACTGTACAATTCGGCCATATTCATCCATAACGGCAGGCAGTCGATAGCCCAGCACAAGACCCTGCTGCCCAGCTATGACGTTTTCGACGAGGCCAGGTATTTCGACCCGGCGGATTCGGCGGGGCTGATCGAGTTCAAGGGTGAAAAGCTGGGCCTATCAATCTGCGAGGACGCCTGGAACCATCCCGACCTGTGGCCCAAGCGCCAGCCTTACGATTACGATCCGGTGGCCGACCTGGCCAAGATGGGGGCCAGCCTGCTGATAAACATCTCGGCCTCTCCCTTCGAGTCCGGCAAGGAAAGGGCCAGGTTCGAACTGATCGGACGGCACGCCAAAAAACACGGGCTGCCGTTCATCTATATCAACCAGGTCGGCGGAAACGACGAGCTGGTGTTCGACGGCCGGAGCTTCGGGGTGGACAAAAACGGGCAAATGGCCTGGTCGCTGCCGGCATTCCAGGAGGAGGTGGTGACCATCGACAGTTCCCTGCCGGGCAAATTTGCCGAACCGCCGGTTCAGGATGAGATCGGATCGATATATTCAGCCTTGAAACTGGGAGTGCGGGATTATTTCCGCAAGTGCGGCTTTAACCAGGCGGTGGTGGGGCTTTCCGGAGGGATCGATTCGGCGGTGGTGGCGGCCATCGCCGCCCAGGCTTTGGGGCCGGACAACGTGCTGGGCATCACCATGCCCTCGCCCTTCTCGTCGCAGGGAAGCGTGGATGATTCCCGCAAGCTGGCAGACAAGCTGGGCATCGCGCTCAAGGAGATATCCATCATCGAGGTCTACGAAAAATACCTGGAGACGCTGGAGCCCCATTTCGAGGGCCGGGCGCCGGACATCGCCGAGGAGAACATCCAGGCCCGGATAAGGGGCAACATCCTGATGGCCTTCTCCAACAAGTTCGGCCGCCTGGTGCTGACCACCGGCAACAAGAGCGAACTGGCGGTGGGCTACTGCACGCTTTACGGCGACATGAGCGGCGGGCTGGCGGTGATATCCGATGTCCCCAAGACCACCGTCTACCGGCTGGCCGAACACATCAACCGGGAGCGGGAGATCATTCCCCGGGCCGTGATCACCAAGCCCCCCTCGGCCGAGCTGAGGGCCGGCCAGAAGGACCAGGACACCCTGCCGCCATACGAGATCCTCGACAGGATCCTGGAGGGGTATTTGGAAGACGATCTGTCGGTCGACCAGCTGGTTGGCCAGGGGCTGGACAGGGATACGGTGGAGTGGGTGGCAAGAACCGTCCGCCAGAACGAATACAAGCGCCAACAGGCGGCTCCGGGGATCAAGGTCACCGGCAAGGCCTTCGGGGGCGGCCGCCGGATGCCGATCGCGGCCAGGTACTGA
- the gltA gene encoding NADPH-dependent glutamate synthase, translated as MSELKKDQIDKIAPGTEFTIYCPHCHQGLNLYEPKSNKTWFRLNITSGGRKDELFLSPKVDEFEQRSGLELAEGQVMEDLSCPLCQASLIEPGAHCGECDSPAAKIMITVHSRLIPFYICTKVGCRWHGISRADQLRIKPKVARQRVPEQDALLRIRNFQEVPYGFTRETALIEAHRCLNCKDPKCRIGCPVDIDIPGFIGLIKQEKFAEAAQKIKEKNALPAICGRVCPQEDQCEKNCILALKETPVAIGSLERFAADMERETQSVVIPRKAPANETKIAVVGSGPAGLTLAADMVGKGYSVTLYEALHKPGGVLVYGIPEFRLPKAIVEAEINYLRRMGVKIELNSLIGRLFDLNDLREMGYRAVYLAVGAGLPVFMSIPGENLCNIYSANEYLTRLNLMKAYAFPDYDTPAPKGRQVVVVGAGNVAMDCARTALRMGSREATIVYRRSRSEMPARLEEIHHAEEEGIRFRLMTNPVRFIGDDQRWVRQIECVQMKLGEPDSSGRPRPIPIAGSNFLIDTDLVIVAVGAGPNPVVFSGFPDIERNQMGYIKPLTPAGRTNLPGVWAGGDIVTGSATVISAMGMARLAADDMHRYLKEKQVAWR; from the coding sequence ATGTCAGAATTGAAGAAAGACCAGATCGACAAGATCGCCCCCGGCACCGAGTTCACCATCTACTGTCCGCACTGCCACCAGGGGCTGAACCTTTACGAGCCGAAGTCCAATAAGACCTGGTTCCGCCTGAATATCACTTCCGGGGGGCGGAAGGATGAGCTGTTTTTAAGCCCCAAGGTGGACGAGTTTGAACAGCGGTCCGGACTGGAGCTGGCCGAGGGCCAGGTGATGGAGGACCTGTCCTGCCCCCTGTGCCAGGCTTCGCTGATCGAGCCCGGGGCCCACTGCGGGGAATGCGATTCACCGGCCGCCAAGATAATGATCACCGTCCATTCCCGGCTGATACCTTTCTATATCTGCACCAAGGTCGGCTGCCGCTGGCACGGGATATCCCGGGCCGACCAGCTGAGGATCAAACCCAAGGTGGCCCGGCAGAGGGTGCCGGAACAGGATGCGCTCCTGAGGATCCGCAATTTCCAGGAGGTGCCCTATGGGTTCACCAGGGAGACGGCCCTGATCGAGGCCCATCGCTGCCTGAACTGCAAGGATCCCAAGTGCCGCATCGGGTGCCCGGTGGACATCGACATTCCCGGGTTCATCGGCTTGATCAAGCAGGAGAAATTCGCCGAGGCCGCCCAGAAGATCAAGGAGAAGAACGCCCTGCCGGCCATCTGCGGACGAGTCTGCCCTCAGGAGGATCAGTGCGAGAAAAACTGCATCCTGGCCCTGAAGGAGACCCCGGTGGCCATCGGCAGCCTGGAGCGTTTTGCGGCCGATATGGAGCGGGAGACACAGTCGGTGGTAATCCCCAGAAAGGCTCCGGCCAACGAAACCAAAATAGCAGTGGTGGGAAGCGGGCCGGCCGGCCTGACCCTGGCCGCCGACATGGTGGGCAAGGGCTACAGCGTCACCCTGTACGAGGCGCTGCACAAGCCCGGAGGGGTGCTGGTCTACGGCATTCCAGAATTCCGCCTGCCCAAGGCCATCGTGGAGGCCGAGATCAACTACCTGCGCCGGATGGGGGTCAAGATAGAGCTCAATTCCCTGATCGGCCGCCTGTTCGACCTGAACGACCTTCGGGAGATGGGCTACCGGGCCGTCTATCTGGCGGTGGGGGCCGGTCTCCCGGTGTTCATGAGCATCCCCGGTGAGAACCTGTGCAACATCTATTCGGCCAACGAATACCTCACCCGGCTGAACCTGATGAAGGCCTATGCCTTTCCGGATTACGACACTCCGGCCCCCAAGGGCCGCCAGGTGGTGGTGGTGGGCGCCGGAAACGTGGCCATGGACTGTGCCCGGACCGCCCTGCGGATGGGAAGCCGGGAGGCCACCATCGTCTACCGCCGCTCCCGGAGCGAGATGCCGGCCCGGCTGGAGGAGATCCATCATGCCGAGGAGGAGGGCATAAGATTCCGGCTGATGACCAATCCGGTGCGGTTCATCGGCGATGATCAGCGTTGGGTGCGCCAGATAGAATGCGTCCAGATGAAGCTGGGCGAGCCGGATTCCTCGGGCCGCCCCAGGCCGATACCCATCGCCGGATCGAACTTTTTGATAGACACCGACCTGGTGATCGTGGCGGTGGGCGCCGGACCCAATCCGGTGGTCTTTTCCGGTTTCCCCGACATCGAGAGGAACCAGATGGGATACATCAAACCGCTGACGCCTGCGGGCCGCACCAACCTGCCGGGGGTCTGGGCCGGAGGGGACATCGTCACCGGCTCGGCCACCGTCATTTCGGCCATGGGCATGGCCCGGCTGGCGGCCGATGATATGCACCGCTATCTGAAAGAGAAACAGGTCGCCTGGCGCTAA
- a CDS encoding class I tRNA ligase family protein encodes MASQVALKVKCPSCRKSLMDKAHKVDGQPAIGLRVDVRGKKGWLRLSPVYGSYKVESEFPIAQDALVRISCPHCQAALKSSSQCEVCGAPMVPMMLEEGGKVFICSRKGCKKHFLEFEDLNKALTKFYDTYALGGDRQQVLPGRKGPAVEEPDAKEIMASGSFLQSYCPHCKHTLINHCSLTFTVVGRGGEEGMLLLSPYLNVFTNSSTIEIPHGEEVRDLRCPHCDHSLLEKLKKCDRCGSRIAKVTVGAMHKLITFFICLRKGCTWHGISGEDTKMIMLEDSQEW; translated from the coding sequence ATGGCTTCTCAGGTAGCATTGAAAGTAAAGTGCCCGTCCTGCCGCAAAAGCCTGATGGATAAGGCGCACAAGGTCGACGGCCAGCCCGCCATCGGCTTGAGGGTGGATGTCCGGGGAAAGAAAGGATGGCTGAGGCTCTCGCCGGTCTATGGCAGCTACAAAGTGGAAAGCGAGTTTCCCATCGCCCAGGATGCCCTGGTCAGGATATCCTGCCCCCATTGCCAGGCGGCATTGAAGAGCTCCAGCCAGTGCGAGGTCTGCGGCGCCCCCATGGTGCCGATGATGTTGGAGGAGGGGGGCAAGGTCTTCATCTGTTCCCGCAAGGGATGCAAGAAGCACTTCCTGGAGTTCGAGGACTTGAACAAGGCCCTGACCAAGTTCTACGACACCTATGCCCTGGGCGGGGATCGGCAGCAAGTCCTGCCAGGCAGGAAAGGGCCGGCAGTCGAGGAGCCAGACGCAAAAGAGATCATGGCCAGCGGCAGCTTTCTGCAGTCCTATTGCCCGCATTGCAAGCATACCTTGATAAACCACTGCTCGCTGACCTTTACGGTGGTGGGCCGGGGCGGGGAAGAAGGGATGTTGCTGCTATCGCCCTATCTTAATGTGTTCACCAACAGCTCGACCATCGAGATACCCCACGGGGAGGAGGTCAGGGACCTGCGATGCCCGCACTGCGACCACTCCCTGCTGGAGAAGCTTAAGAAATGCGACCGGTGCGGATCGCGGATAGCCAAGGTCACGGTGGGAGCCATGCACAAACTTATCACCTTCTTCATCTGTCTCCGCAAGGGCTGCACCTGGCACGGGATCTCGGGGGAGGATACCAAAATGATAATGCTGGAAGACAGCCAGGAGTGGTAA
- a CDS encoding sulfide/dihydroorotate dehydrogenase-like FAD/NAD-binding protein, with translation MYPIIDRQELAKGNMVLITVEAPQIARKIKPGQFVVLRINETGERIPLTVAYKDLSHGTITIIFMVIGKSTALLGSLKVGDAIKDLVGPLGVTEEFTKLGTVVGIGGGSGIAVLHHLLQGYGAAGNKLVGIIGARERDLLILEDEMKNLCQQLIVVTDDGSYGMHGLVTDALKTLVERDDPEPIDLVIAVGPLVMMRAVCQQTKLYNIKTLVSLNPVMVDATGMCGACRVSVGGKTRFACVEGPHFDGHQVDFDELIQRNNTYGRDEKTSLLFSIRAK, from the coding sequence ATGTATCCCATAATAGACCGCCAGGAACTGGCCAAGGGCAACATGGTGCTGATCACGGTGGAGGCCCCCCAGATCGCCCGAAAGATCAAACCCGGGCAATTCGTGGTGCTGAGGATCAACGAGACCGGCGAACGGATCCCCCTGACCGTGGCCTACAAGGACCTGTCGCACGGCACCATCACCATCATCTTCATGGTGATCGGGAAATCCACCGCCCTGCTGGGGTCGCTCAAGGTGGGGGACGCCATCAAGGACCTGGTGGGACCGCTGGGCGTCACCGAGGAGTTCACCAAACTGGGGACCGTCGTCGGCATAGGCGGCGGCTCGGGCATTGCGGTTCTGCACCACCTGCTGCAGGGCTATGGGGCCGCCGGCAATAAGCTGGTGGGCATCATCGGCGCCCGGGAGCGGGACCTTCTGATACTGGAGGATGAGATGAAAAACCTCTGCCAGCAGCTGATCGTCGTCACCGACGACGGCAGCTACGGGATGCACGGTCTGGTGACCGACGCCCTGAAGACCCTGGTGGAGCGTGATGATCCCGAGCCGATCGACCTGGTGATCGCGGTGGGTCCGCTGGTGATGATGCGGGCGGTGTGCCAGCAGACCAAGCTGTACAACATCAAGACCCTGGTCAGCCTGAATCCGGTGATGGTGGACGCCACCGGAATGTGCGGGGCCTGCCGGGTGTCGGTGGGGGGCAAGACCAGGTTCGCCTGCGTCGAGGGGCCGCACTTTGACGGGCATCAGGTGGATTTCGACGAACTGATCCAGCGCAACAACACCTACGGCAGGGACGAGAAGACCTCGCTCCTGTTCTCCATCAGAGCCAAATGA